In Raphanus sativus cultivar WK10039 chromosome 5, ASM80110v3, whole genome shotgun sequence, the following proteins share a genomic window:
- the LOC108863415 gene encoding dynamin-2A — protein sequence MDAIDELSQLSDSMKQAASLLADEDPDESSSSKRPATFLNVVALGNVGAGKSAVLNSLIGHPVLPTGENGATRAPIIIDLTREASLSSKAILLQIDNKSQQVSASALRHSLQDRLSKGASGKNPDEIYLKLRTSTAPPLKLVDMPGLDQRIVDDSMISQYTQHNDAILLVIVPASQASEISSSRALKIAKEYDPDSTRTVGIIGKIDQAAENPKSLAAVQALLSNQGPTKTTDIPWVALIGQSVAIATAQSGSAENSLETAWRAESESLKSILTGAPQSKLGRIALVDTLASQIRSRMKLRLPNILSGLQGKSQTVQNELARLGEQLVDSAEGTRAIALELCREFEEKFLLHLVGGEGSGWKVVASFEGNFPNRIKQLPLDRHFDLNNVKRVVLEADGYQPYLISPEKGLRSLIKIVLEMAKDPARLCVDEVHRVLVDIVSASANATPGLGRYPPFKREVVAIASAALDGFKNEAKKMVVALVDMERAFVPPQHFIRLVQRRMERQRREEELKGRSSKKGQDAEQSLLSRASSPQPDGPLAGGSMKSMKDKPSPQDKETPEVSGLKTAGPEGEITAGYLMKKSGKTNGWGRRWFVLNEKTGKLGYTKKQEERNFRGTVTLEECTIEELPEEEVEKSKSSKDKKANGPDSKGPGLVFKLTCKVPYKTVLKAHNALVLKAESVVDKNEWINKLQKVIQARGGQVVNVSMRHSLSEGSLDKMARKPVDPEEELRWMSQEVRGYVEAVLNSLAANVPKAVVLCQVEKAKEDMLNQLYSSISAIGNERIESLIQEDQNVKRQRERHQKQSSLLSKLTRQLSVHDNRAAAASSWSDNGAPESSLRTSAGGSTGDDWRNAFNSAANGGSGSLSRYGSGGHSRRFSDPAQNGEAESPDSGSNRRTTPNRLPPAPPQAGSSYRY from the exons GGAGCTGGAAAGTCTGCTGTTTTAAACAGTCTTATTGGACATCCTGTTCTG CCCACGGGGGAGAATGGTGCTACACGTGCTCCTATAATCATTGACTTGACCAGGGAGGCTTCTTTGAGTAGCAAGGCAATTCTCTTGCAGATTGACAATAAATCCCAACAAGTTTCAGCTA GTGCTCTCAGACATTCTCTTCAAGATAGGCTTAGCAAAGGTGCCTCTGGGAAGAATCCTGATGAAATTTATCTAAAACTTCGTACCAGCACAG CTCCACCACTGAAATTAGTTGACATGCCTGGACTGGACCAGCGAATTGTGGATGATTCAATG ATTTCTCAATATACTCAGCACAATGATGCCATACTGCTGGTTATAGTTCCTGCTAGCCAGGCATCTGAAATTTCATCATCCCGAGCCCTGAAGATTGCAAAGGAGTATGATCCAGATA GCACTAGGACAGTAGGCATTATTGGCAAGATTGACCAGGCTGCAGAAAACCCGAAGTCCCTTGCAGCTGTTCAGGCTCTTCTTTCAAATCAAGGACCGACAAAAACAACCGACATTCCATGGGTTGCTCTTATTGGCCAATCCGTTGCAATTGCGACAGCACAGTCTGGAAGTGCTGAGAACTCCTTAGAAACTGCATGGCGTGCTGAGAGTGAAAGTCTTAAGTCCATTCTGACTGGGGCTCCTCAGAGCAAGCTTGGCAGAATTGCTTTGGTGGACACTCTTGCTAGCCAAATTCGTAGCAGAATGAAGCTCAGGCTTCCAAATATCTTGTCTGG GCTCCAGGGTAAGTCTCAAACAGTGCAGAATGAACTAGCGAGGCTTGGTGAACAGCTAGTTGACAGCGCTGAAGGTACAAGGGCTATAGCTTTGGAGCTTTGCCGTGAGTTCGAGGAAAAATTTCTTCTCCACTTGGTTGGTGGTGAA GGAAGTGGTTGGAAAGTTGTTGCAAGTTTTGAAGGAAATTTCCCCAACCGAATCAAGCAGCTTCCATTGGACAGACATTTTGACTTGAACAATGTTAAACGG GTTGTTTTGGAGGCAGATGGTTATCAACCTTATCTTATATCGCCAGAGAAAGGGTTGAGATCGTTGATAAAGATTGTTCTTGAGATGGCTAAAGATCCGGCGCGTCTTTGTGTTGATGAG GTTCACCGTGTTCTTGTTGACATAGTTTCAGCCTCCGCAAATGCTACACCTGGACTCGGGAGATATCCTCCTTTCAAAAGAGAG GTTGTAGCTATAGCAAGTGCAGCACTTGATGGTTTCAAGAACGAAGCCAAGAAAATGGTGGTTGCGCTAGTTGATATGGAACGCGCTTTTGTACCACCTCAACATTTTATCCGCCTTGTGCAAAGGAG GATGGAAAGACAACGTCGCGAGGAAGAGCTGAAAGGACGGTCTTCTAAGAAGGGACAAGATGCAGAGCAGTCCCTTTTAAGCAGG GCTTCTAGTCCTCAGCCAGATGGGCCATTAGCTGGTGGCAGCATGAAGTCAATGAAAGACAAACCTAGTCCACAAGATAAAGAGACGCCAGAGGTCTCTGGTCTGAAAACTGCTGGACCTGAGGGAGAGATAACAGCAG GGTACTTAATGAAGAAAAGTGGAAAAACAAATGGATGGGGAAGACGATGGTTTGTTCTGAATGAGAAAACTGGAAAG CTGGGCTATACCAAAaagcaagaagaaagaaacttcCGCGGCACGGTAACTTTGGAG GAATGCACTATTGAAGAACTTCCCGAGGAAGAAGTAGAAAAGTCAAAGAGTTCGAAGGACAAGAAGGCAAACGGACCTGATTCAAAAGGACCAGGTCTTGTGTTTAAGTTAACCTGTAAGGTTCCCTATAAGACTGTACTTAAAG CTCACAATGCCCTTGTGCTCAAGGCTGAGAGTGTAGTCGATAAGAACGAGTGGATTAATAAGTTGCAAAAGGTCATTCAGGCTCGAGGAGGCCAAGTGGTGAATGTTTCTATGAGACACAGTCTTTCAGAAGGTTCACTT GATAAGATGGCAAGGAAACCCGTCGATCCAGAAGAGGAACTCCGGTGGATGTCCCAAGAAGTGCGTGGTTACGTTGAAGCTGTCCTTAACAGTCTCGCAGCCAATGTTCCAAAG GCTGTTGTTCTTTGTCAAGTGGAGAAAGCAAAAGAAGACATGCTGAATCAACTATACAGTTCTATCAG TGCAATAGGCAATGAGAGAATTGAGTCATTGATTCAAGAGGATCAGAACGTTAAAAGACAAAGAGAGCGTCACCAGAAACAATCCTCTCTTCTTTCTAAGCTCACGAGGCAGCTTAGCGTTCATGACAACCGAGCTGCCGCTGCTTCAAGTTGGTCTGACAACGGCGCCCCTG AAAGTAGCCTAAGAACCAGTGCTGGAGGTTCTACAGGGGATGACTGGAGAAATGCCTTCAACAGCGCTGCTAATGGAGGGTCAGGTTCTCTTTCAAGGTATGGATCAGGTGGTCACAGCCGCCGCTTCAGCGATCCTGCTCAGAACGGAGAAGCAGAATCACCAGACTCTGGTAGCAACCGCCGAACCACCCCAAATCGGCTGCCACCAGCACCACCACAGGCTGGTTCATCTTACAGGTATTAG